A genomic segment from Nocardia cyriacigeorgica GUH-2 encodes:
- the pglW gene encoding BREX system serine/threonine kinase PglW, with protein sequence MDEGRWTTVTESSFEHERRGLEAIRTQLPNVDPWYAWSNFTFTAKTGHIREVDLLVIAANGVYMIELKDWSGRLTSEGGDWVQTTTRGDRRFHRNPLHLVNQKSKELAGLLGDNGARVFLSSAVCLTNSGLRFDLPTGDRASTYTVRELIDRLHAPVRDIKHTINAQRARAIKKALEQIGIRRSDADFTVGPYLLERKPLDAGPTWQDYLAVHTELREPVRVRLYLRERGADEEARKSVDAAARREAAVLRRFRHPGAVQLELFDPSAHTAGPALIFRYHPDTLHLDDYLARHGASLDIGDRIELVRQLAETLRSAHSARLYHRALAARSIHVVPRPGAGEAQRWRSPRLQISDWQVATQRSAGTALTMTRHAPTLLSAHHLSAGSDAYLAPEVSAPSPDPIAMDVYGLGLLTYLLVTGRAPAATQAELLARFEAGEDLRPSALVDNLPSDVDLLVAAATDYRPSKRLTSMDEFLELVEDVEESLTAPAEEEVVTEEKDPLDAVPGDVLAGRWLVRRRLGTGSTSRALLVRDLQAETDKRGAKTYVVLKIALSDDRADLLEREAGVLRGLRRHSGVINLVDPGVLVLGGRKTLVLEYVGDEQGLDQDSDHRTEATVARELRDNGRLQVGRLETYSDYLFAASDFLEGEGVWHRDLKPDNIAIRVRPNRTRELVLIDFSLAGYPVQNTDAGTDGYLDPFIGTLTRSVYDAQAERYALAVTLHEMASGELPRWGDGSVLPRQLDPAEFPYPKIAADAFDASVRDGLVAFFRKALHRDAGQRFSDLKPMRDAWRKIFLDMSRSVPSRPLSSHPSEPVDVDEVSPEDQRRLIAEQATVETHLSQAGLTAATEQFLYGLGVNTVGELLDYGRGKLINAPGLGARARREIQDRLKEWGRRFGKEEPAPLTPQARKEAKQELDAAEADLGAGLLRTLSLDTLAARFVPERNNNGSNASKVDAVARLLRIPGAGDLPELDAWPTQSSVAESLNLTSGRVAQLLKAQRQQWKKDPAVQALRDQVLELLEEFGRVAAATELADALAARRGTRLDDRAQRRALGLAAVRVVVEVEQLTPDEAALYTAQKRDSGANPVVVLALEAGEEAGPGAPAAPALANYALRLGRTADALAAQETLPTAATVLDRLGAIEPPAGTFALDERRLVQVAVSASRNAAVTPRLEIYPRDLPLVRAVRLTQAGLLTLTPGVPLKQQTGLRAERVFERILARFPELVIAGSDRDVPTPELTKALREAGFDLVVATHPESRIQRYIPEHADLQSSYTAHAPRWSTAVNSHAAGSYSDDPDMAKAARAEELLTGAAPRDGFRVLTSPTSPTSATPAAIRELRERFSVRPMSATALFLANMHDLVPPGTKPTWDTILRADIAEPGSRAALKFSEYARTAWGRIETEIADNIAGDGPLLLTDTLVFARYDAMGVLGRLAEQARRGKGGLWLLCPQSDPLRQPHLGTEAVPYQSSLNEWIQLPEAWIRNIHRTSASTDTGVTA encoded by the coding sequence ATGGACGAGGGTCGGTGGACAACGGTCACCGAGTCGAGTTTCGAGCATGAGCGCCGGGGGCTGGAGGCGATCCGGACGCAGCTGCCGAATGTCGATCCGTGGTACGCCTGGTCGAACTTCACCTTCACCGCCAAGACCGGGCACATCCGTGAGGTCGATCTGTTGGTGATCGCCGCGAACGGCGTCTACATGATCGAACTCAAGGACTGGAGCGGCCGGCTCACCAGCGAGGGTGGGGATTGGGTCCAGACCACCACGCGCGGCGATCGCCGGTTCCACCGGAACCCGCTGCACCTGGTGAACCAGAAGAGCAAAGAGCTGGCCGGCCTGCTCGGCGACAACGGCGCCCGCGTTTTCCTGAGCTCGGCGGTCTGCCTCACCAATTCGGGGCTGCGCTTCGATCTGCCGACAGGTGACCGCGCGAGCACGTACACGGTCCGGGAGTTGATCGATCGGCTGCACGCTCCGGTCCGCGACATCAAGCACACGATCAACGCCCAGCGTGCGCGGGCGATCAAGAAGGCACTGGAGCAGATCGGCATCCGGCGCAGCGACGCGGACTTCACCGTCGGCCCGTATCTGCTGGAGCGCAAGCCGCTCGACGCGGGCCCGACCTGGCAGGATTATCTGGCCGTTCACACCGAGCTGCGGGAGCCCGTCCGAGTTCGCCTCTACCTGCGTGAACGCGGCGCCGATGAGGAGGCCCGCAAGTCGGTGGACGCCGCCGCTCGACGAGAAGCCGCAGTGCTACGCAGGTTCCGGCATCCAGGGGCCGTGCAATTGGAGCTGTTCGACCCGTCGGCCCATACTGCGGGACCGGCGCTGATCTTCCGGTACCACCCGGACACACTGCACCTGGACGATTACCTTGCCCGCCACGGCGCGTCACTGGATATCGGTGACCGCATCGAACTAGTGCGACAGCTCGCGGAAACCTTGCGGTCGGCGCATTCGGCCCGGCTGTATCACCGGGCACTGGCCGCTCGTTCGATCCATGTCGTTCCGCGGCCGGGAGCCGGCGAGGCGCAGCGGTGGCGCTCACCGCGGCTGCAGATCTCGGACTGGCAGGTTGCTACCCAACGTTCAGCCGGCACGGCGCTGACGATGACCCGGCATGCCCCGACTCTGCTGTCGGCACACCACCTGTCCGCCGGTTCAGACGCCTATCTCGCGCCCGAAGTGTCCGCGCCATCGCCCGACCCCATCGCCATGGATGTCTACGGTCTGGGCTTGCTCACCTATCTCCTGGTGACGGGTCGCGCTCCCGCGGCAACACAGGCGGAACTGCTGGCCCGCTTCGAGGCCGGTGAGGACCTGCGTCCGAGCGCACTGGTCGACAACCTGCCCTCCGATGTCGATCTCCTGGTGGCAGCGGCGACGGACTATCGACCGTCGAAGCGGCTCACCTCCATGGATGAGTTCCTCGAGTTGGTCGAGGATGTCGAGGAGTCGCTGACCGCACCCGCGGAAGAGGAGGTCGTGACCGAGGAGAAGGACCCACTGGACGCTGTCCCAGGCGATGTGCTTGCCGGCCGCTGGCTGGTGCGCCGCCGCCTGGGCACCGGATCGACCAGCCGCGCCTTGCTCGTTCGCGATCTGCAGGCCGAGACCGACAAGCGGGGCGCCAAAACCTATGTGGTGCTGAAGATCGCGCTCTCCGACGACCGAGCCGACCTACTCGAGCGCGAGGCCGGCGTGCTGCGTGGCCTGCGGCGACATTCCGGTGTGATCAATTTGGTCGATCCGGGTGTGCTGGTACTCGGGGGGCGCAAGACGCTGGTCCTCGAGTACGTCGGCGACGAGCAGGGCCTGGACCAGGACTCGGACCACCGCACCGAGGCGACCGTCGCCCGCGAGCTGCGCGACAACGGTCGCCTTCAGGTCGGGCGCCTGGAGACCTACAGCGACTACCTCTTCGCTGCCAGCGATTTCCTCGAGGGCGAAGGCGTCTGGCATCGCGACCTGAAACCGGACAACATCGCGATCCGCGTGCGTCCCAACCGAACCCGCGAACTCGTCCTCATCGACTTCTCACTGGCGGGGTACCCGGTACAGAACACCGATGCGGGCACAGACGGTTACCTCGACCCGTTCATCGGTACCCTAACTCGCAGCGTCTACGACGCCCAGGCGGAACGCTACGCGCTGGCCGTGACACTGCACGAGATGGCGTCGGGCGAGTTGCCTCGATGGGGTGACGGCAGCGTATTGCCGCGCCAGCTGGACCCCGCGGAGTTCCCATATCCGAAGATCGCAGCCGACGCTTTCGACGCTTCTGTGCGTGACGGTTTGGTCGCCTTTTTCCGGAAGGCGCTACATCGCGATGCAGGACAACGCTTTTCGGATCTGAAGCCGATGCGCGATGCGTGGCGCAAAATCTTCCTCGACATGAGTCGCTCGGTGCCGTCCCGACCGCTCAGCTCACATCCGTCAGAGCCCGTCGATGTCGATGAGGTCTCGCCGGAAGATCAGCGCCGCCTCATCGCCGAGCAGGCGACCGTCGAAACCCACCTGTCGCAGGCGGGCCTGACCGCTGCCACCGAGCAGTTCCTCTATGGGTTGGGCGTGAACACGGTCGGTGAGCTGCTGGATTACGGCCGAGGCAAACTGATCAACGCACCCGGCCTCGGCGCTCGCGCCCGCCGCGAGATCCAGGACCGGCTGAAGGAATGGGGCCGTCGCTTCGGCAAAGAGGAGCCCGCACCGCTCACACCGCAAGCACGGAAGGAAGCGAAGCAGGAACTCGACGCCGCTGAGGCCGATCTGGGCGCCGGCCTGCTCCGCACGCTGAGCCTGGATACCCTGGCCGCTCGATTTGTGCCGGAGCGCAATAACAATGGCTCCAATGCCAGCAAGGTCGATGCGGTGGCACGACTGTTGCGCATTCCCGGTGCGGGCGATCTCCCCGAACTGGATGCGTGGCCGACCCAATCGTCGGTCGCCGAATCCCTGAATCTGACCTCGGGCCGGGTCGCGCAACTGCTGAAAGCTCAACGGCAGCAGTGGAAGAAAGACCCCGCAGTCCAGGCTCTCCGCGACCAGGTGCTGGAGCTGCTCGAGGAATTCGGACGGGTCGCGGCGGCCACCGAACTCGCCGATGCGTTGGCCGCCCGGCGTGGCACCCGGCTGGACGACCGAGCTCAGCGCCGCGCACTGGGTCTGGCTGCCGTGCGCGTCGTGGTCGAGGTCGAGCAGCTGACGCCGGATGAGGCGGCCCTCTACACCGCGCAGAAACGCGATTCCGGCGCCAATCCGGTGGTCGTGCTGGCACTCGAGGCGGGCGAGGAAGCCGGCCCAGGTGCCCCGGCTGCACCGGCGCTGGCGAATTACGCCCTTCGCCTGGGCAGAACCGCTGATGCATTGGCTGCCCAGGAGACACTGCCGACGGCCGCGACCGTGTTGGATCGGCTGGGCGCGATCGAACCTCCCGCGGGCACTTTCGCCTTGGACGAGCGGCGCCTCGTGCAGGTAGCGGTCAGCGCGTCGCGCAACGCCGCCGTGACACCCAGGCTCGAGATCTATCCGCGCGACCTCCCGTTGGTGCGCGCCGTCCGGCTGACCCAGGCCGGACTGCTGACCCTCACCCCCGGAGTTCCGCTGAAGCAGCAGACCGGGCTGCGGGCCGAGCGCGTCTTCGAGCGGATCCTGGCACGATTCCCGGAGCTGGTCATCGCGGGAAGCGACCGCGATGTACCGACCCCGGAGCTGACGAAAGCGCTGCGCGAGGCCGGATTCGACCTGGTGGTGGCAACCCACCCCGAGTCCCGCATCCAGCGCTATATCCCCGAGCACGCCGACCTGCAGTCCAGCTATACCGCGCACGCACCGCGCTGGTCGACCGCCGTCAACAGCCACGCGGCCGGTAGCTACTCGGACGATCCGGACATGGCCAAGGCCGCCCGCGCCGAGGAGCTGCTGACCGGTGCCGCACCACGGGACGGATTCCGGGTACTCACCTCCCCCACTTCACCGACCTCAGCCACCCCCGCTGCCATTCGCGAACTGCGCGAGCGTTTCTCGGTGCGCCCGATGTCGGCGACGGCATTGTTCCTGGCGAACATGCACGATCTGGTTCCTCCGGGCACAAAACCCACCTGGGACACCATCCTGCGCGCCGATATCGCCGAGCCGGGGTCGCGCGCTGCCTTGAAGTTCAGTGAGTACGCGCGCACCGCGTGGGGCCGCATCGAAACCGAGATCGCCGACAATATCGCGGGAGACGGCCCACTGCTGCTCACCGACACACTCGTGTTCGCCCGCTACGACGCCATGGGCGTCCTCGGCCGCCTGGCTGAACAGGCACGACGCGGTAAGGGCGGCCTGTGGCTGCTGTGCCCGCAGTCCGATCCCCTCCGCCAACCTCACCTCGGCACCGAAGCGGTGCCGTACCAATCCTCCCTCAACGAATGGATCCAGTTGCCCGAAGCGTGGATCCGCAATATCCATCGCACCAGCGCCTCGACCGACACAGGAGTAACCGCATGA
- a CDS encoding N-6 DNA methylase produces MSEVSAAEVSRLAGVTRATVSNWRRRHDDFPPAVAGTDSRPLFDLQQVRSWLLDHGFTVPDSPATDLRTLVRSQEPRLIAQVMTELRKSADGWSVGGANRRSSSFAAEVVDAVARTAERDGARTAIDTLAERAMESSPMTGVYTTPPEIAALMAALSKTSTGPELRSCFDPACGSGSLLLAAAEAGATELHGQDLSKIQVDRTRLMIEADTDLDADVRQGDSLIADAFAGRQFDAVLCNPPYGQRDWGSGELALDPRWDYGLPPRGEPELAWVQHALAHLHPGAGAVLLLPPAVSTRPSGRKIRANLVRTGALRAVIGLAPGAAQPWHIGLQIWVLRRPQPDSEVPDAVLFMDTATSSTSTSTDDQAEWGGVTADVVPVWRAFDMGDYDRAEISGVAAVVRLVDVLDEIVDLTPARYVRSSMDAEVVSKQVEQAVNSLATAATELTSLTSELTGSSGRAGSAWRSVTVADLVSHGQLEWIRARPEAADRAVPTDVRPVLTAPDVATGNPASATTASVRPAEIIEIRPGDVLIPAVRSDRRAGRTARVAGTEDAGVVLGPHVHALRLDTDVLDPWFVAGFLTGAENVSATRTSTIRFDPSRLRLPVLSMPDQQRYGVAFRQLFRLRTAASRACTAAEHVAELMTTGFTAGAIVPGSDERGTVRR; encoded by the coding sequence ATGTCGGAGGTGAGTGCGGCCGAGGTATCTCGGCTCGCCGGCGTTACGCGCGCGACCGTCAGCAACTGGCGCCGTCGACACGACGACTTTCCGCCAGCGGTTGCCGGCACTGATTCGCGCCCGCTGTTCGACCTGCAGCAGGTGCGGTCATGGCTGCTCGACCACGGGTTCACCGTGCCGGATTCCCCGGCGACGGACCTGCGTACCCTGGTTCGCTCGCAGGAACCCCGGCTTATCGCGCAGGTGATGACGGAATTGCGCAAGTCGGCTGACGGTTGGTCCGTCGGCGGCGCGAATCGTCGTAGTTCGAGCTTCGCCGCGGAGGTAGTGGACGCGGTTGCCCGGACTGCCGAGAGAGATGGGGCTCGGACCGCGATCGACACCTTGGCGGAGCGGGCGATGGAGAGCTCTCCCATGACTGGGGTGTACACCACGCCCCCTGAGATCGCGGCGCTCATGGCGGCACTGTCGAAGACATCGACCGGTCCCGAGCTCCGAAGTTGCTTCGATCCGGCGTGCGGGAGCGGTTCATTGCTGTTGGCGGCAGCTGAAGCGGGGGCGACCGAGCTGCACGGTCAAGACCTGTCGAAGATCCAAGTCGATCGCACCCGGCTCATGATCGAGGCGGATACCGACCTCGATGCCGACGTTCGGCAAGGCGACAGTCTGATCGCGGATGCCTTCGCCGGTCGCCAGTTCGACGCCGTGCTATGCAACCCTCCTTACGGCCAACGTGATTGGGGTTCCGGTGAGCTCGCGCTGGATCCACGATGGGACTACGGTCTGCCGCCCCGTGGTGAACCAGAACTCGCCTGGGTGCAGCACGCCCTCGCGCACTTGCATCCAGGGGCCGGCGCGGTGTTGTTGCTTCCGCCGGCGGTGTCGACACGGCCCTCCGGACGCAAGATTCGCGCCAATCTCGTGCGGACCGGCGCCTTGCGAGCAGTGATCGGTCTGGCTCCGGGCGCTGCGCAGCCATGGCATATCGGGCTGCAGATCTGGGTCTTGCGCCGTCCGCAGCCGGATAGCGAGGTGCCGGATGCCGTGCTCTTCATGGACACCGCGACATCATCAACGAGTACCTCGACCGATGACCAGGCCGAATGGGGCGGAGTGACCGCAGACGTCGTACCTGTTTGGCGCGCTTTCGATATGGGGGACTACGACCGGGCCGAGATATCCGGCGTGGCGGCAGTGGTTCGGCTCGTCGACGTCCTCGACGAGATCGTTGATCTCACACCGGCCCGGTATGTGCGATCGTCGATGGACGCGGAAGTGGTTTCCAAGCAGGTCGAACAGGCTGTGAACAGCCTCGCCACCGCTGCCACCGAGTTGACCTCGTTGACGTCGGAGCTGACCGGCTCGTCGGGACGAGCGGGGAGTGCATGGCGCTCGGTGACGGTCGCGGACCTGGTGTCGCACGGTCAACTCGAATGGATTCGCGCCCGACCAGAAGCTGCCGACCGTGCCGTGCCGACCGACGTCAGGCCGGTGCTGACGGCTCCAGATGTGGCGACTGGAAATCCCGCATCGGCCACCACTGCGTCTGTGCGTCCGGCCGAGATCATCGAAATCCGGCCTGGCGATGTTCTGATTCCGGCGGTCCGCAGTGATCGACGTGCCGGCCGCACAGCACGAGTCGCCGGAACCGAGGATGCCGGCGTGGTCCTCGGACCGCACGTGCACGCGCTGCGTCTCGATACCGACGTACTCGACCCGTGGTTCGTCGCGGGGTTTCTCACCGGAGCCGAGAACGTCTCTGCCACAAGAACCTCGACCATTCGGTTCGATCCCAGTCGTCTGCGGCTGCCCGTGCTGTCAATGCCGGACCAGCAACGATATGGTGTGGCATTCCGTCAGCTGTTCCGGCTTCGCACGGCCGCAAGCCGCGCGTGTACAGCCGCCGAACACGTCGCGGAACTCATGACGACTGGATTCACCGCTGGGGCGATAGTTCCGGGCTCCGACGAGCGCGGGACGGTGCGACGGTGA
- a CDS encoding serine/threonine-protein kinase — MKPQVVGDRYELIGEIGSGGMGQVYEGFDRHLKRRIAVKFTQQGLNADPDWTKRFFREAELMARLHHPGLPTIHDAGSVPDSPERPYLVMEFIEGVTFGELLARRGPLPVGVVATLGAQVAAVLAAAHRHRIYHRDLKPSNLMLCADGTVKVLDFGLAVALDADMSRYTSTGHTLGTPAFMAPEQVEGRSVVPQTDLYALGLVLHELLTGDRVMTGSTPYALWQNQVHLPSPEIQEICPDVPDDMARLIMSMLAKSPDQRPEDAATVHSVLLRHAIDLGALPEINDLRGPALMYAKAVGVTGSPAVSAPDAVRAPVVSEPDDAPEGDAVTVEFSRGDLQRAVERAGDLADDSRYDPALRQLESAVERAATLFGSRDADVVEARLRLAQLRFETENYAGAAEVYRHLVDDIGAERGPYDDQVMFCQRSLAICEVRNGDVDAAIARLRHLHSQMAVRYGEQDRRVIELAALIRSIEGP, encoded by the coding sequence GTGAAACCGCAGGTCGTCGGAGATCGGTACGAGCTCATCGGGGAGATCGGCTCCGGCGGGATGGGGCAGGTCTACGAGGGATTCGATCGCCATCTGAAACGCCGGATCGCCGTCAAGTTCACCCAGCAGGGACTCAACGCCGACCCTGACTGGACAAAGCGTTTCTTCCGGGAAGCGGAACTGATGGCGCGGCTGCACCATCCCGGGTTGCCGACTATCCACGATGCCGGCAGTGTTCCGGATAGCCCCGAGCGCCCCTACCTCGTGATGGAGTTCATCGAAGGTGTTACCTTCGGCGAACTGCTGGCCCGGCGTGGGCCGCTACCAGTGGGTGTCGTCGCCACACTCGGTGCGCAAGTGGCGGCAGTGCTCGCGGCTGCCCACCGGCACCGCATTTACCACCGCGACCTGAAGCCATCGAACCTCATGCTGTGCGCTGACGGGACCGTGAAGGTCCTCGACTTCGGTCTCGCTGTGGCCCTCGACGCCGATATGAGCCGCTACACCAGCACCGGCCACACACTCGGGACGCCCGCATTCATGGCGCCGGAACAGGTCGAAGGTCGATCGGTTGTCCCGCAAACCGACCTCTACGCACTCGGTCTGGTGCTGCACGAACTCCTCACCGGTGATCGAGTCATGACCGGCAGTACGCCATATGCGTTGTGGCAGAATCAGGTCCACCTGCCCTCCCCCGAGATTCAGGAGATCTGCCCGGACGTACCGGACGATATGGCACGGCTCATCATGAGCATGCTCGCCAAGTCGCCGGACCAGCGGCCTGAGGACGCCGCCACTGTGCATTCTGTGTTGCTTCGGCATGCGATCGACCTGGGTGCGCTTCCGGAGATCAATGACCTGCGCGGTCCTGCTCTGATGTATGCGAAGGCCGTTGGTGTGACCGGGTCGCCAGCTGTCAGCGCGCCCGATGCGGTACGTGCTCCAGTGGTCTCGGAGCCAGATGACGCGCCCGAAGGGGATGCGGTAACGGTCGAATTCAGCCGCGGGGACCTGCAACGCGCAGTCGAGCGCGCGGGCGACCTCGCGGATGACTCACGCTACGACCCGGCACTTAGGCAGCTGGAATCCGCGGTGGAACGCGCCGCTACCTTGTTCGGTTCCCGAGATGCGGATGTGGTCGAGGCTCGGTTGCGGCTCGCCCAACTCCGATTCGAAACCGAGAATTACGCGGGTGCCGCCGAGGTATATCGGCACCTCGTCGATGACATCGGTGCCGAGCGTGGGCCGTACGACGATCAGGTCATGTTCTGTCAACGGAGTCTGGCCATCTGCGAAGTGCGAAACGGTGATGTCGACGCCGCCATCGCCCGCCTGCGACATCTGCACAGTCAGATGGCAGTTCGGTACGGCGAGCAGGATCGTCGCGTCATCGAGCTGGCGGCGTTGATCAGGAGTATCGAAGGCCCCTAG
- a CDS encoding AAA domain-containing protein: MTTPDQVVTNILDDLRDPPHRALVVDSPPGAGKSTLVVRAARQLAEDDAQKMIVAQTNEQVDDLIDRLATADPALRIGRLSAANYTESERVQRPNVRIAQKHTDLTDRAIVIGTAAKWATVDDGTWSWAIVDEAYQMRSDMLLRIANRFDRALFVGDPGQLDPFATVDVDRWAGLSWDPTMSAVSVMLANNPDLPEPHRLPVSWRLPTSAASVVSAAFYPFTPFRAGTDPGQRRLDYATRGLRSPLDEALDMAAETGWAWYELPARHTLRTDREAVSAIAALACRLLERGATAHSEQGTHPVTTERVAIGTAHRDQADAVRAALRGTPAEPITVDTANRLQGREYDITIVLHPLSGRRDASAFHLEAGRLCVLTSRHRHACIVVGRAGIPELLDAHPSAEPVHLGVPVKFPDGWEANQSVLSHLAEHRVPAAHHG, from the coding sequence ATGACCACCCCTGACCAGGTAGTCACCAACATCCTCGACGACCTGCGCGACCCACCTCACCGCGCCCTCGTCGTCGATTCCCCGCCCGGCGCGGGCAAATCCACCCTCGTCGTCCGCGCCGCCCGCCAACTCGCCGAAGACGACGCCCAAAAGATGATCGTCGCCCAAACCAACGAGCAGGTCGACGACCTCATCGACCGCCTCGCCACCGCCGACCCGGCCCTGCGCATCGGCCGCCTCTCCGCCGCCAACTACACCGAATCCGAACGCGTCCAACGCCCCAACGTCCGCATCGCCCAGAAGCACACCGACCTCACCGACCGCGCCATCGTCATCGGCACCGCCGCCAAATGGGCCACCGTCGACGACGGCACCTGGTCCTGGGCCATCGTCGACGAGGCCTACCAGATGCGCTCCGACATGCTGCTACGCATCGCCAACCGCTTCGACCGCGCACTATTCGTGGGCGACCCCGGCCAACTCGACCCCTTCGCCACGGTCGACGTCGACCGCTGGGCCGGCCTGTCCTGGGATCCCACCATGAGCGCTGTCAGCGTCATGCTCGCCAACAACCCGGACCTTCCCGAACCGCATCGCCTTCCGGTGTCCTGGCGCCTTCCCACCTCCGCCGCCTCCGTGGTCTCGGCAGCCTTCTACCCCTTCACTCCGTTCCGCGCCGGCACCGACCCCGGCCAACGCCGCCTCGACTACGCGACCCGCGGCCTCCGCAGCCCGTTGGACGAAGCATTGGACATGGCCGCCGAAACCGGCTGGGCCTGGTACGAGCTACCGGCCCGCCACACGCTGCGCACCGACCGCGAAGCGGTATCCGCCATCGCCGCCTTGGCCTGCCGCCTCCTCGAGCGAGGCGCGACAGCGCATTCCGAACAAGGCACCCACCCGGTCACCACCGAGCGCGTAGCCATCGGCACAGCTCACCGCGACCAGGCCGACGCCGTCCGAGCCGCATTGCGCGGCACCCCCGCCGAACCGATCACCGTCGACACCGCTAACCGCCTCCAAGGCCGCGAATACGACATCACCATCGTCCTCCACCCCCTCTCCGGCCGCCGCGACGCCAGCGCCTTCCACCTGGAAGCGGGCCGACTGTGTGTCCTCACCTCCCGCCACCGCCACGCCTGCATCGTGGTCGGGCGCGCCGGAATCCCCGAGCTACTGGATGCGCACCCGTCAGCGGAGCCGGTGCATCTCGGTGTGCCGGTGAAGTTCCCGGACGGGTGGGAGGCGAACCAGTCGGTGTTGAGTCACCTTGCCGAGCACCGGGTTCCAGCCGCGCACCACGGCTGA
- a CDS encoding wax ester/triacylglycerol synthase family O-acyltransferase, with the protein MNPVAPLRVTAERLHPRDAVFVYDETDRHLSNIVAVYAFDASDTDPLTTDQVLDWVQARLGHAKLFHRRLQRLPLDVDLPYWVPDPIVDLRDHVTLTTPGTWSDVRRDIAEITSTRMDLSRPPWEIHVMDRVREVPGLPGETTVVVLKFHHSVGDGVATRELELKLFGNVPLPPPAQLDPRWPTPTTVLNTADALTLGTLRFATGLHRTRSAAETPTHFIEQPLPHRPATRFNRPTHHPLTFDLVTIPLAEVLKTKANSPTRITVNDLMLATISGALSTYLAEKGESPAGSLAAMVPMSMRPLTTWTSANQLVQMYVDLHTNIPDPLERLQAIRKSATAEKHRNSDPSTLRTESRVETSPSWLLRLAGWARAQRSFEAAETVPLVNTTISNVPPVATALEFCGRPVARIFGVLPTMDGDGLRHLITSQGDEIVISFSTDATMMPDSDEYAAHLLDSFRAPFASFAANRR; encoded by the coding sequence ATGAATCCCGTTGCCCCACTGCGCGTCACCGCCGAACGCCTACATCCCCGCGACGCCGTCTTCGTCTACGACGAAACCGACCGCCACCTGTCGAACATCGTCGCCGTCTACGCCTTCGACGCGTCCGACACCGACCCTCTGACTACGGATCAGGTGCTCGATTGGGTCCAGGCCCGCCTGGGCCACGCCAAACTCTTCCACCGCCGGCTACAGCGCCTCCCCCTCGATGTCGACCTCCCCTATTGGGTTCCCGACCCCATCGTCGACCTCCGCGACCACGTCACGCTCACCACACCGGGCACGTGGTCCGACGTCCGCCGCGACATCGCCGAAATAACCTCCACCCGAATGGATCTCTCCCGTCCCCCGTGGGAAATCCACGTCATGGACCGAGTCCGCGAGGTCCCCGGCCTCCCCGGCGAAACCACCGTCGTAGTCCTGAAGTTCCACCACAGCGTCGGCGACGGCGTAGCCACCCGAGAACTCGAACTCAAACTTTTCGGCAACGTGCCCCTCCCACCACCCGCCCAACTAGACCCCCGCTGGCCGACCCCCACCACCGTCCTCAACACCGCCGACGCCCTCACCCTCGGCACCCTCCGCTTCGCCACCGGCCTCCACCGCACCCGCTCCGCCGCCGAAACCCCCACCCACTTCATAGAACAACCTCTCCCCCACCGCCCCGCCACCCGCTTCAACCGCCCCACTCACCACCCCCTCACCTTCGACCTGGTCACCATCCCCCTAGCCGAAGTCCTGAAAACCAAAGCCAACAGTCCCACCCGCATCACCGTCAACGACCTGATGCTGGCCACGATCTCCGGCGCCTTATCCACCTACCTGGCCGAAAAGGGTGAATCCCCTGCTGGTTCCCTAGCCGCCATGGTCCCCATGTCCATGCGCCCCCTCACCACCTGGACGTCGGCCAACCAACTGGTCCAGATGTACGTCGACCTCCACACCAACATCCCCGACCCCCTCGAACGCCTCCAAGCAATCCGCAAATCCGCCACCGCGGAGAAACACCGCAACTCCGACCCGTCAACCCTCCGCACCGAATCCCGAGTAGAAACCTCCCCCTCCTGGCTCCTCCGCCTAGCCGGCTGGGCCCGCGCCCAGCGCAGCTTCGAAGCAGCCGAAACCGTCCCACTGGTCAACACCACCATCAGCAACGTCCCCCCTGTCGCCACCGCCCTCGAATTCTGCGGCCGGCCCGTCGCCCGAATCTTCGGCGTGCTCCCGACGATGGACGGCGACGGTCTTCGCCACCTGATCACCTCACAGGGCGACGAGATCGTCATCTCCTTCAGCACAGACGCGACGATGATGCCCGATTCAGATGAGTACGCCGCACACCTGCTGGACTCGTTCCGCGCTCCCTTCGCATCGTTCGCCGCCAACCGGCGATAA